Proteins encoded in a region of the Trypanosoma brucei gambiense DAL972 chromosome 11, complete sequence genome:
- a CDS encoding phosphonopyruvate decarboxylase-like protein,putative translates to MQRLAPGAFFNALKARGVTHFFGVPDPILKYFCAFVASHTTPKEHIITANEGNAVAMAAGYHLATGGLPLVYMKNSGLGDALNPLISLTHAEACSIPMLIVVGWRGAPDAGNELPCAAEGRLTEGILRAAEVPYIILSSARGNGEQSMETALDMALKHVHNSRTPYAFLVPPNFFEECAYEGVGEGIAELPMTRREAVEQALRQIDRGDIVVGAASFLAREIFEVQECAGMRHGPQFFPVGSMGHCSSVAAGIALAKPERQVFCFDGDGAFLMHMGSSATIGGVAAIHLIGTGETSLMRNYKHVVFNNGSHDSAGGQPTVSFDVSLTRVASACGFRTVREEPVMDLGETVRALQELKKAEGPAFLEVFVRRGGHSNPQCELPSLDESKQALTNCLRG, encoded by the coding sequence ATGCAGAGGTTGGCCCCTGGTGCTTTCTTCAACGCATTAAAGGCCCGGGGGGTTACACACTTTTTTGGAGTTCCTGACCCCATTCTAAAATATTTCTGTGCCTTCGTGGCAAGTCACACGACACCGAAGGAACACATCATCACAGCAAACGAAGGGAATGCAGTGGCCATGGCTGCAGGTTACCATCTTGCAACTGGGGGACTCCCTTTGGTGTACATGAAAAACAGTGGCTTAGGCGATGCACTCAATCCCCTGATCTCTCTCACACACGCTGAGGCGTGCAGCATTCCCATGTTAATAGTCGTTGGTTGGCGAGGAGCTCCTGATGCTGGAAATGAGCTACCGTGTGCCGCAGAAGGGCGCTTGACCGAAGGAATCCTACGTGCTGCTGAGGTCCCGTATATCATTTTATCTTCTGCTCGTGGAAACGGGGAGCAGTCGATGGAAACAGCTCTGGATATGGCACTGAAGCACGTGCATAATTCAAGGACGCCCTATGCCTTTTTGGTACCACCAAACTTTTTTGAGGAATGCGCTTACGAAGGGGTTGGAGAAGGTATTGCTGAGCTTCCCATGACTCGCAGGGAGGCGGTTGAACAAGCACTGCGCCAAATAGACCGGGGAGATATAGTTGTGGGCGCCGCAAGCTTCCTTGCTCGTGAAATCTTTGAAGTTCAGGAGTGTGCCGGGATGCGACACGGCCCACAATTCTTCCCAGTCGGCAGCATGGGTCATTGTTCTTCCGTAGCAGCGGGTATAGCATTGGCCAAACCAGAAAGGCAAGTGTTTTGCTTTGATGGAGATGGCGCATTCCTTATGCACATGGGTTCATCAGCAACCATCGGTGGTGTAGCCGCCATACATTTAATAGGTACGGGCGAAACTTCCCTCATGCGCAACTACAAACATGTCGTTTTCAACAACGGATCCCACGATTCGGCAGGTGGTCAACCCACTGTGTCTTTTGATGTATCCCTCACGCGAGTGGCGAGTGCGTGTGGTTTTAGGACTGTCCGCGAAGAACCCGTAATGGACCTTGGCGAAACTGTGCGGGCCCTTCAGGAATTAAAGAAGGCGGAAGGGCCCGCGTTCTTGGAAGTATTTGTGCGAAGGGGCGGCCATTCAAACCCACAATGTGAACTTCCCTCTTTAGATGAGAGCAAACAAGCTCTCACTAACTGCTTGAGGGGTTAG
- a CDS encoding prenyltransferase, putative translates to MLRRTIFLGRVTRSWTKGSIVKASAHFPDSVRADPAERRNEDSSPKESRTWSLHDGPCSEPLHVPKHIQWATQKVRVWGQLMRVDKAAAINLLLQPCYWGASLAVTRAIVWEGADPVVLFAPFIPVHLIVLFGAGAFLARGAGCIINDMCDRKFDRMVERTKTRPLASGVVSMKEASGLLITVAGFALVIALNLSPVALASAVALAPIAAVYPLMKRITYMPQLVLGLCFNGGIFVGYAAVLNRIDLAVTLPIYCSAVVWTVLYDTIYAYQDRADDLKCGVKSSAILIGDRKHILTFMILPIGMGILISGLMVSQSLPFYIGVLCCVWYLQGVVDNVNIYDAWSCGIGFRRNVRFAILVTFSLCLGNVLWALASEHQPEKDAASNAISEKSALMKFLLLNKEAEPMSYSVQDIRWVDRFAHPAFVAAQKAQHEGEEKTVVVPAWMRREYLGENVGTIMRFFGVDEEAIQTWQKWWYAQLDHYNMFSSIAV, encoded by the coding sequence atgtTAAGGCGTACAATTTTCCTGGGAAGGGTAACCCGCTCTTGGACCAAAGGATCTATAGTTAAGGCATCGGCCCATTTCCCAGATTCTGTGAGGGCTGATCCCGCAGAAAGACGTAATGAAGACTCGTCTCCGAAGGAAAGCCGCACATGGTCTCTTCATGACGGCCCGTGCAGCGAACCTCTTCACGTTCCCAAACATATTCAATGGGCAACACAGAAGGTGAGAGTTTGGGGGCAACTAATGCGAGTGGATAAGGCTGCTGCAATAAACCTCCTGCTTCAACCTTGTTACTGGGGAGCCAGTCTAGCAGTAACTCGGGCCATCGTCTGGGAGGGGGCGGATCCTGTCGTTTTGTTCGCTCCTTTCATTCCCGTACATTTGATCGTCCTGTTCGGCGCTGGTGCCTTTTTGGCTCGGGGTGCGGGTTGTATTATTAACGACATGTGTGACAGAAAGTTCGACCGAATGGTAGAACGCACCAAAACACGGCCGCTTGCTAGCGGTGTTGTCAGCATGAAGGAGGCATCAGGCCTTCTCATAACAGTAGCTGGTTTTGCGCTTGTTATTGCACTAAACCTGTCGCCCGTGGCACTTGCTTCGGCGGTAGCGTTAGCTCCCATCGCGGCAGTTTATCCGCTCATGAAGCGTATAACCTACATGCCTCAGCTCGTTCTGGGACTTTGCTTCAACGGCGGCATTTTTGTTGGGTATGCTGCCGTGCTAAACCGCATTGATTTGGCCGTTACGCTTCCTATCTACTGCTCAGCCGTCGTGTGGACAGTTTTGTATGATACCATCTATGCGTACCAAGACAGGGCGGACGACCTGAAATGCGGTGTGAAGAGCTCGGCTATTCTTATTGGTGACAGGAAGCATATTCTCACTTTCATGATACTCCCCATCGGCATGGGTATTCTTATTTCGGGATTGATGGTCTCACAGTCGCTTCCGTTTTACATCGGTGTCCTCTGTTGCGTTTGGTACCTTCAGGGTGTCGTTGATAACGTCAACATATACGATGCGTGGTCATGTGGTATAGGATTCCGCAGGAACGTACGATTTGCCATCCtggttactttttctctctgccTTGGAAACGTGTTGTGGGCACTCGCATCTGAGCACCAACCGGAAAAGGACGCCGCGAGCAACGCCATATCGGAAAAGTCGGCCTTGATGAAATTCCTTCTTTTGAATAAGGAAGCGGAACCCATGTCGTACAGCGTGCAAGATATTCGTTGGGTAGACCGTTTTGCGCATCCGGCATTCGTGGCAGCGCAGAAGGCTCAACacgagggagaggaaaaaacggTGGTGGTGCCGGCGTGGATGCGGCGTGAGTACCTGGGTGAGAATGTAGGGACTATCATGCGCTTTTTTGGCGTCGACGAGGAAGCAATCCAAACTTGGCAAAAGTGGTGGTACGCGCAACTTGACCACTACAACATGTTCTCCAGCATCGCCGTTTAG
- a CDS encoding lipoate-protein ligase, putative, translating into MNGMRAYNLGSRCYHDVLRLQETIFRKKIDRQMRYIRGDKSARLIPNVVLLVEHSSPVYTIGRRDTSNGIKAGCAAEVVKTRRGGGVTFHGPGQVTMYPIVNVQVLWKQCTASDKPRSPIEWFSSVLEQAMINVAGEYNIPAHRGRVGVWSDSWGDVAPRKMGFVGLQLGNWVSMHGAGLNVSNNLLYFNDIVMCEMPNEAATSLVEELRLRGLSGAEPTPHVIAPRLLHHFLLSMQQQESVVNTELVDLSIDGSWERSILCELE; encoded by the coding sequence ATGAATGGAATGCGGGCGTATAACCTTGGAAGCCGTTGTTACCACGATGTTCTGCGGCTGCAAGAGACAATTTTTCGAAAGAAAATCGATAGGCAGATGCGCTACATTCGTGGAGACAAATCTGCTCGCCTCATCCCCAACGTTGTTTTGCTTGTGGAACATTCGTCTCCTGTTTACACGATTGGCCGGCGAGACACTTCCAATGGCATCAAAGCGGGTTGTGCCGCCGAGGTGGTCAAGacgaggaggggagggggcgtCACATTCCATGGACCAGGGCAGGTAACTATGTACCCCATTGTTAACGTGCAGGTTCTGTGGAAGCAATGCACGGCTTCTGACAAACCACGTTCCCCAATTGAGTGGTTTAGTTCCGTGTTGGAACAGGCTATGATTAACGTAGCGGGCGAATACAACATCCCCGCCCATCGAGGGAGGGTTGGGGTTTGGTCCGACAGTTGGGGAGATGTGGCACCACGAAAGATGGGGTTCGTCGGGCTTCAACTGGGAAATTGGGTCTCTATGCATGGTGCGGGACTGAATGTGAGTAATAATCTGCTTTACTTCAACGATATCGTTATGTGCGAGATGCCGAACGAAGCAGCGACGTCTTTAGTGGAGGAACTCCGGCTACGAGGATTGAGCGGGGCAGAGCCGACTCCCCACGTTATCGCACCTCGCTTGctccatcattttcttttgagtatgcagcagcaggagagtGTTGTTAACACGGAGCTTGTTGACTTGTCGATCGATGGAAGCTGGGAGCGAAGCATCCTTTGCGAACTTGAATAA
- a CDS encoding lipoate-protein ligase, putative, whose product MFYFLNNVVPPPSYDGMRAYNLGSRCYHDVLRLQETIFRKKIDRQMRYIRGDKSARLIPNVVLLVEHSSPVYTIGRRDTSNGIKAGCAAEVVKTRRGGGVTFHGPGQVTMYPIVNVQVLWKQCTASDKPRSPIEWFSSVLEQAMINVAGEYNIPAHRGRVGVWSDSWGDVAPRKMGFVGLQLGNWVSMHGAGLNVSNNCFTSTISLCARCRTKQRRL is encoded by the coding sequence atgttttattttttgaataATGtagtcccccccccctcgtATGATGGAATGCGGGCGTATAACCTTGGAAGCCGTTGTTACCACGATGTTCTGCGGCTGCAAGAGACAATTTTTCGAAAGAAAATCGATAGGCAGATGCGCTACATTCGTGGAGACAAATCTGCTCGCCTCATCCCCAACGTTGTTTTGCTTGTGGAACATTCGTCTCCTGTTTACACGATTGGCCGGCGAGACACTTCCAATGGCATCAAAGCGGGTTGTGCCGCCGAGGTGGTCAAGacgaggaggggagggggcgtCACATTCCATGGACCAGGGCAGGTAACTATGTACCCCATTGTTAACGTGCAGGTTCTGTGGAAGCAATGCACGGCTTCTGACAAACCACGTTCCCCAATTGAGTGGTTTAGTTCCGTGTTGGAACAGGCTATGATTAACGTAGCGGGCGAATACAACATCCCCGCCCATCGAGGGAGGGTTGGGGTTTGGTCCGACAGTTGGGGAGATGTGGCACCACGAAAGATGGGGTTCGTCGGGCTTCAACTGGGAAATTGGGTCTCTATGCATGGTGCGGGACTGAATGTGAGTAATAATTGCTTTACTTCAACGATATCGTTATGTGCGAGATGCCGAACGAAGCAGCGACGTCTTTAG
- a CDS encoding T. brucei spp.-specific protein, giving the protein MYAFTTQIHIYIYIYIYIYIYICVCVCISVKVKMNKQKVWTRKSEMNDALHPALGVPVHHLVTRQKGKKQISFISHITSPTPSVYVFLLQAFPFLPMRMCAHPRTCAVTHLANLSYAPCGKIRKKELRPLFASSPPPSRQCYTLWRQRRRHGTTAATALQNNSNKTYKQKEE; this is encoded by the coding sequence ATGTATGCATTtacaacacaaatacatatatatatatatatatatatatatatatatatatatatatgtgtgtgtgtgtgtatcagTGTAAAGGTgaaaatgaacaaacaaaaagtgtgGACACGAAAATCGGAGATGAACGACGCCCTCCATCCCGCCCTCGGGGTGCCTGTCCATCACTTGGTAACACggcaaaaagggaagaagcaaATTTCTTTTATCTCCCATATCACATCCCCCACACCGTCAGTGTATGTGTTTCTCCTTCAAGCATTTCCGTTCCTTCCTATGCGCATGTGTGCACACCCGCGCACGTGTGCCGTGACACATCTGGCCAACTTGTCTTATGCCCCTTGCGGTAAAATACGGAAGAAGGAGCTTCGCCCCCTCTTCGCCTCTTCACCTCCGCCCAGCCGTCAATGTTACACCCTCTGGAGGCAGCGACGCCGACACGGCACCACGGCCGCCACAGCATTAcagaacaacagcaacaaaacatacaaacagaaagaagaatga
- a CDS encoding ATP synthase, putative has protein sequence MSEARQIQSMIDFIEREAQEKADELNSAAQEEYDVEKMRLVEAEKVKVRANNEQKLKQVDVGRRVARANFSKAQRLRIMEAQSNIVEQLKENIKTKLMAFVKNTDSYKKLLVSILHEALSAVRTDAIVYTCKNDEPIVTGMLSELEQWYLKTVGTRVSIRMGKEYLNAEEALGGVVVKSHDGHIVCNWTLSSRMRNCVNDQLPTIRYYLFNPESSI, from the coding sequence ATGAGCGAGGCACGCCAGATTCAGAGTATGATTGACTTTATTGAGCGCGAAGCGCAGGAAAAGGCGGATGAGCTCAACTCAGCTGCTCAAGAAGAATATGACGTGGAGAAAATGCGCCTAGTGGAGGCggagaaagtgaaggtgCGTGCCAATAATGAGCAAAAGTTAAAACAGGTGGATGTCGGTCGGCGCGTGGCGCGGGCGAACTTCTCCAAGGCACAACGGCTGCGCATCATGGAGGCCCAGTCTAATATTGTGGAACAACTAAAGGAGAATATCAAGACGAAGCTGATGGCTTTTGTGAAGAACACTGACAGCTACAAAAAGCTCCTAGTCTCCATCCTGCATGAAGCTCTCTCTGCCGTGCGCACGGACGCCATCGTTTACACTTGCAAGAATGATGAGCCAATTGTGACCGGCATGCTCAGTGAACTCGAGCAGTGGTACCTCAAAACAGTGGGAACACGAGTGAGCATCCGTATGGGTAAAGAATATCTTAACGCAGAGGAGGCACTGGGCGGCGTCGTCGTTAAGTCCCACGACGGCCACATCGTGTGCAACTGGACGCTGTCCAGCAGAATGAGGAACTGCGTCAATGATCAGCTTCCCACGATACGATACTACCTCTTCAATCCAGAGTCATCTAtctga
- a CDS encoding cyclophilin type peptidyl-prolyl cis-trans isomerase, putative → MRISERAFMDIAIGTKAPRRIVFKLFPRKCPSAVKNFIELCSGNVSTDTYESGNRDKLISESALPQLTYKNSTFHRVEKGYLIQGGDIVTGRGTEQLSIYGGTFSAPEEVRASVFDKPGLVGTASSSPNAHGSQFFILTAKEANHLNGTCICFGQVADGLDVVQEIEQVPIDPSGFPSLKVSIVDCGVLE, encoded by the coding sequence ATGCGCATTTCTGAGCGAGCCTTCATGGATATCGCCATCGGGACCAAAGCACCGCGGAGGATCGTCTTTAAACTCTTTCCGCGGAAGTGCCCATCAGCTGTGAAGAACTTTATTGAACTCTGTAGTGGAAATGTCTCGACCGACACATATGAATCGGGGAACAGGGATAAACTGATATCGGAGAGCGCCCTTCCGCAGCTCACGTACAAAAACTCCACTTTCCACCGTGTGGAGAAGGGGTATTTAATTCAGGGAGGTGATATTGTAACGGGGCGAGGGACGGAACAACTTTCTATCTATGGTGGTACTTTCAGCGCCCCGGAGGAGGTGAGGGCCTCTGTCTTCGACAAACCCGGTCTGGTCGGCACGGCTTCCAGCTCGCCGAACGCGCACGGCTCGCAGTTTTTCATTTTGACTGCGAAGGAAGCCAATCACTTGAACGGGACGTGCATATGTTTCGGCCAGGTCGCTGATGGGCTTGATGTTGTTCAAGAGATTGAACAGGTTCCTATTGACCCATCAGGGTTTCCGTCCCTTAAGGTGTCTATTGTGGATTGTGGGGTATTGGAATGA
- a CDS encoding ADP-ribosylation factor GTPase activating protein, putative translates to MSRNRDEVRKLSQKDGNRFCMNCRMRGPVYVVLDFGTFVCSACASLHRNKQHKVKGITMTEFTDEEVARLKVCGNDRAESVWLHGFKGERPPVGNDFALQQFFSRVYVAKEFASSAEYDKLQVDLLNLRGGGGATASSAPSTVSVTAKGSATTPQPSPVGPPVDIFDVITAPPPRQQNTNASATEDDMFSDFTTAPPPAQTGATSGAIQSVPLTAADLFASVPQPTPQANVPFPGMSGTAGGQFPPGMALGGVGGAGIPQVPQVHPQYMSFPPNFSTPNCGGMPDAPFASIPGAGPFQSYGPRGAMPAHMESNEGFHPAASSNQFPNLAPAHTTLTSGQNDAFASLNPFGKKH, encoded by the coding sequence ATGAGTCGTAATAGGGATGAGGTGCGTAAACTTTCCCAGAAAGATGGGAACCGCTTCTGCATGAACTGTAGGATGAGGGGGCCTGTGTACGTAGTCCTGGACTTTGGAACCTTTGTTTGTTCAGCGTGTGCATCACTGCACCGAAACAAGCAACATAAAGTAAAAGGTATCACCATGACGGAGTTCACAGACGAGGAGGTGGCGCGGCTGAAGGTATGTGGAAATGACAGGGCTGAAAGTGTGTGGTTACATGGTTTTAAGGGGGAGAGACCCCCAGTTGGGAATGATTTTGCGCTGCAACAATTTTTCTCTCGCGTTTATGTAGCTAAGGAGTTCGCTAGCTCCGCCGAATATGATAAGCTACAAGTCGACTTGCTTAATTTGCGGGGCGGTGGGGGGGCCACTGCGTCTTCGGCGCCCTCAACGGTGTCAGTTACCGCGAAGGGGTCAGCGACAACCCCACAACCGTCACCAGTTGGGCCACCCGTCGACATTTTTGATGTAATCACTGCCCCACCGCCCCGACAGCAGAATACTAACGCATCGGCCACGGAGGATGACATGTTTTCGGATTTTACTACTGCCCCGCCCCCTGCACAAACTGGCGCAACCAGTGGGGCCATACAATCGGTTCCACTCACTGCCGCTGATCTGTTTGCTTCCGTTCCTCAACCTACCCCGCAGGCCAACGTACCATTTCCCGGCATGTCGGGCACTGCCGGTGGACAATTCCCTCCAGGAATGGCGTTGGGTGGAGTTGGAGGTGCTGGAATTCCCCAAGTACCGCAAGTGCATCCACAGTACATGTCCTTTCCCCCCAATTTTTCCACCCCGAACTGCGGTGGTATGCCGGATGCCCCATTTGCTTCGATTCCTGGCGCTGGACCTTTCCAATCGTACGGGCCCCGCGGGGCGATGCCGGCGCATATGGAGAGTAATGAGGGCTTCCACCCAGCGGCATCAAGTAATCAGTTCCCAAACCTCGCTCCCGCTCACACCACGTTGACCAGCGGTCAGAACGATGCTTTTGCTTCTCTAAATCCTTTTGGTAAGAAGCACTAA